The Euphorbia lathyris chromosome 2, ddEupLath1.1, whole genome shotgun sequence genome includes a window with the following:
- the LOC136218609 gene encoding peptide methionine sulfoxide reductase B1, chloroplastic, translating into MALNHSLSLPSLTLISSKTQFQFQAAPNSKPFLLPASPFQSINRFTYTLRAMGSSASSQRPDHVQEAGKVDYASLGDDEWKKKLTSEQFYVTRQKGTERAFTGEYWNTKTSGTYHCICCDTPLFESSTKFDSGTGWPSYYKPIGNNVKSKLDLSIIFMPRTEVVCAVCDAHLGHVFDDGPRPTGKRYCINSASLKLIPN; encoded by the exons ATGGCGCTTAATCATAGCTTAAGCTTACCCTCACTAACATTAATTTCTTCCAAAacccaatttcaatttcaagccGCTCCCAATTCAAAGCCTTTTCTCTTACCTGCTTCTCCGTTTCAATCAATCAACCGATTCACTTACACTCTCCGGGCTATGGGTTCTTCTGCTTCCTCCCAAAGACCAGACCACGTCCAAG AGGCAGGGAAAGTTGACTATGCTTCTTTAGGTGATGATGAGTGGAAGAAGAAGCTTACATCTGAACAGTTTTATGTAACACGCCAGAAGGGGACTGAAAGGGCTTTCACTGG GGAATATTGGAATACGAAGACCTCAGGAACTTACCACTGCATATGTTGTGATACACCTCTATTTGA ATCTTCCACTAAATTTGACAGTGGAACTGGGTGGCCATCTTACTATAAGCCTATAGGAAACAATGTAAAGTCGAAATTAGACTTGTCAATTATCTTCATGCCTCGTACAGAAGTTGTTTGTGCTGTTTGTGATGCTCATTTAGGCCATGTTTTTGATGATGGTCCACGACCTACTGGAAAACGTTACTGTATCAATAG TGCTTCCTTGAAACTGATACCCAACTGA